Genomic DNA from Nomascus leucogenys isolate Asia chromosome 10, Asia_NLE_v1, whole genome shotgun sequence:
CGATGGCCCCCACCCTTCTGCCTCTCTCATGGACCATCTCCTGCAGGTCAGTGGCCTCCCCAGAGGTGAGGTGCAGGTAGGGGAGGGGTTGGGGTGATTGGTCAGTGAAGGGAAGGAGCAGGGTTTCTCCATCAAGAACCTCaatggaggccgggcacagtggctcatgcctgtaatcccagcaccttgggaggccgaggcgggtggatcaccaggtcaggagatcgagaccatcctggctaacatggtgaaatcccgtctctactaaaaatacaaaaaattagccaggcgtggtggcgggcgcctgtagtcccagctaatcaggaggctgaggtggaagaatggtgtgaacccgggaggcggaacttgcagtgagccgagatcgcgccactgcaccccagcctgggtgacagagcgagactccatctcaaaaaaaaaaaaaaaaagaacctcaacGGAAACACAGATCAACCCACAGGACGTGAACAGCCCCCCTGTGCCCTGGTCACATCCCCATGGGGCTCGCATGATACTGTCCTCCCCTCCCTGAGACTTACCATATTTTATGTAACACCAGAAACCAATAAAAGCAGAGAGGCAAACGCTAGTGGAGATGATGGCTACTGAGAGTCCAATGAGGACATTCCAGTTGCTTGACTGTCCTTGAGGACGATGTGTGTCTGTCAAGAAGCAAATGACAAACCCTCTCATTGACTGGTTGCCTGTTTTGTGCCAATACATACTGAACGCACAACATGCTTTATCTGAAGCTCTTCCAAGATCCCTACACGCAAACAGTTACTTTCTCCATTTTCCATCACTTACAAAAAATTCCAAGAGAAGTGAAGACACGTGTCCAAATCAAAGGGCCAGTAAGAGAGATGcagaggcctggtgtggtggttcacacctgtaatcccagcactctgggaggccgagaagggcagatcacctgaggtcaggagttagagaccagcctggccaacatggcaaaaccccgtctctactgaaaatacaaaaattagccaggtgtggtggtacacgcctgtgatcccagctactcagaaggctgaggcggaagaatcacttgaacccaggaggtggaggttgtagtaggCCGAGATTGTACacaggctaggtgacagagcaagactccatctcaaaaaaaaaaaaaaaaaaaaggagagacatGGAGGTCTGAACCCAGGCCTACCAGGCTCCAGTGTGCCTCCCCTCCCACTTCCTCATGAGACAAGACAGTTTGTTTTTGCATGACAAAGGAAATCCTCTGAACACCATTTCCCCCATCACTCCTCAGCCCAGGACAAATGCACTTTCTGAGAATGGAGATAGAGGTGGCCAGAGGATGACTCTCATGCCAGTTTCTGAGAATTGAAATTGCTCCAAAGAATGCTGGTGCTTTTCTGAGTAATGAGTAAGAGCAGGTGGGTGGAGGATTCGGGAGAGAAAAAGGGGAGTGGGCACAGGCTATGTCACATAGGAGCACATCCTCCATTCCAGGACCCATGCTGAGAGGTGGTGGGAGGACTTCCACATGTGTGGACACATCTCATCCTCACTCTCGCATCCATGATATAGTCCTTGAGAGAAAACAGACTGTAGCCAGCCATACTCTTGGGCTCAATTGATGGCTCTGCTACTTCTAGACATTCACCTTGggaagcttttctttcttctctttgctacttttttttttctataaggaGGAGGCATCATTAGCCCAATATTCTATCCAAGAACTTGGATGCTTTGGCCAGGTgctgcagctcatgcctgtaatcccagcactttgggaggcggaggcaggctgatcactggagttcaggagttcaagaccagcttgaccaacatagtgaaatccgtctctactaaaaatacaaaaatcagcagggcgcggtggcaggtgcctttaatcccagctacttgggaggctgaggcaggagaatcacttgaaactgggacaTTGCAGTAAGCCAgtttcatgccactgcactccagcctgggtgacgcagagagactctgtctcaaacaaaaagaaaaaagaaaagaaagaaaatggatgcTTCCCAAGGTGAGTGACCATAACTAGCAGAGCCATCCATTGAGCCCAAGTGTCTGATTATAATCTTTTCTCTTTCAGGGACTATTTCTCGTTCCCCCATAAGGCTCCCTGCTGAGTTGCTCCTTCTCTGATAGCCCAAGTATGAGTTGCCATCaatggaaacagaggctcagagagaaacGAGCGTGCCCCAGGTCATGCACTGAGGAATACTGGAACGAGGTTCTGAACTCTCCCTCTTAGTGAGTCCAGCTGTGAGCCTCTCCTGAATCCACCTGCTCAACTCCTTCTCCAGCCCTGGCACATCTAAGCCGCCATGAGTGTCCTCTACGAGGACGTCACACCCCCACCAGGCTCCTGGCTTCCACTCCTGCCTCCTTGTAATAAACACTATTCACATCGGCCGATTGCTATCTCTAAAATAGAATGTGGATCATGAAACGTTTCTGACTAAAACCTTTGTcttcagccgggcacagtggctgatgcctgtaatcgcagcactttgggaggccaaggtgggtggatcacctgaagtcaggagttcaagaccagcctggccaacatggtgaaatcctgtctctactaaaaatacaaaaattagccaggcgtggtggcgggcccctgcaatcccagctactcaggaggctgaggcaggagaatcgcttgaacccaggaggcggaggttgcagtgagccaagatcacaccattgcactccaacctgggcaacagagcaagactccgtctcaaaaaaaaaaaaaaaaaaaaaagtctgggcacagtggctcacacctgtagtcccagcactttgggacaccgaggcaggtggatcacaaggtcaagagatcgagaccatcctgcccaacatggtgaaaccccgtctctactaaaaatacaaaaattagtcgggtatggtggtgggtgcctataatcccagctactcgggaggctgagacaggagaatcacttgaacatgggaggcagaggttgcagtgagcggagatcgcaccactgcactccagtgtgggtgacagagcaagactccatctcaaaaaaaaaaaaaaatcgtaattaaattgtttgtaactcaaagaatTGAGGGGATGGATGTCTTAtcctccatgatgtgcttatttcacatttcatgcctgtatcaaaacatctcatgcacctgataaatatacacacctactacgtacccacaaaaattaaacattttaaaaacgaGAAACCTTCACGTGAGTTGGTCCCTGTCCATCTCTCTCAGCTCCACTCCTCTCCCCCGACGTGTCAGCCTCACTGGTGCTGTGAACACACCCAAGCCGTTgccatgttgaattttttttttttttttgagacggagtctcctcctgtcgcccaagctggagtgcagtggcataatctcggctcactgcaacctccgcctcccaggttcaaacaattctcctgcctcagcctccggagcagctgggaccacaggcatgcaccaccacgcccagctaatttttgtatttttagtagagacggggttttaccattttgaccaggatggtctcgatctcttgaccttgtgatctgcccgcctcggactcccaaagtgctgggattacagttgtgagtccCGCCCCCCGCCCTGCTATGTTGAGTTTATGGCACCACTGTTTACCTGCTGGGAATATCCTTCCATCAATCCTTCCAACACTGGCTGTCCTTGTCATCAGGATCACaccttaaatgtcacttccttgaGTGACATAGAGTCTTCCCTTCCACCCACTCTAAAGGATCCACTTAAGCTTTCTCTGTCACATGACTCAATCTTAATGAATACAAAACTAATGAATCTGAATAAATGAGTTCACACGtttattcattataatttttctcCTCCCTGCACACACCACTGGAATATGATAACCTGAACACAGGAACTGTTGAATATGTCATAGGACTTTAGAAGATGGATGATAaggctcggtgtggtggctcatgcctgtaatcccagcactttgggaggccgaggaggaccgatcacttgaggtcagcctggtcaacatggcgaaaccccgactctactaaaaatacaaaaattagctgggtgtggtggcgggcacctgtaatcctagctactcaggaggctgaggcaggagaatctcttgaatacaggaggcagaggttgcagcgagctgagatcgcgccattgtactccagcctgggagacaagagcaaaactctgtctcaaaaaaaaaaaaaaaaaatagctgggtatggtggcgggtacctgtaatcccagctactcaggaggctgagacaggagaatcgcttgaacctgggcgacagaggttgcagtgagctgagattgtgccactgcactccagcctgggtgacagagtgagactctgccgcaaaaaaaaaaaaaagagatagataataaatatttaatgtggtCTCTTAAATCCTTCCCATCTCCCAGCACTTTCATGTTCACAGACCTCCCTGGAGGAATGAGAAGCACCGCTTTTCAGCAAGGGTCAGGTGACTCTGACCTCTTCCTCCCCTGTGGACCAGGCCTCAGTCCCAAAGCATCTGAGGCTGAAAGACCTCACAGATCCCTGCACTGACCACAGTCTCAGATGTGGATGGGGAATCTGGGGACCTGGGAGGGGCTGCCTAGCCCAGGGTCATGGAGCTGGGAGGTGGCACAGCTTTCACTCACACAGGGGCCTTCCGTCTCCCCAGGGACTCAGACACTGGGATAAGAGTTATTTGCTTACCAGATTCAGGGGTGGATTCCGTGAATGACAGAGGAGTACTCTTAGTGTTtcctaggaaaaataaaaggcagagaaGTGGTGAGCAAGCATCATTGATTGCCCCATTAAAGTaggaccattttcttttttcttttctttttttttttttttgagatggagtctcactctgtcacccaggctggagtgcagtggtgccatcttgtctcactgcaacctccacctcctgggttcaagcgattctcctgcctcaacctcccgagcatTAGCACCATTTTCTTTGGAGGGTTGGTCCCTGCACACCCCCTACTCTGTCATCCACCTAAAGACCAACGGGGGTCCTGGGGTCTCTTCCCTGGAATCTCTGGGGGACAATTCCTTCCCTGGGATGGGAAGGTGATAAGGAGATGCATGGTGATATCAACAGACATTGTCTTCCATCAGGATGATAAATCTCCACATTCCCTGGCAGGGAGATCTCCCTGAGGTGAGGGGTCAGGAGGGGCTTTGGAGAAACGGAAAAGGGTGAGGGGCTGAGGCAACCTCTGATCTCCACAAACTACATCTGGCCTCACCTCCCCCTGTGTTTGTCCTGATCTCTTTCTTCATACAGGAGGTGGCGGAGGGTGTGGAGCTGCCCCGTTTACCACCCTACACCCTGACAGCCCCATCATGCTCagcttcttttttcctgtttgtatTTGTCACAGTTTCATTTTATCCAGAATACCTAATACCCCTGTGTCCCCAGTGGGACGCCCCTCAGGTGTGGCTCTGTGATCTAGTGGGCACCAGCGCATGCAGCAGGCATGGGCTCCTCACCTGTGACATAAAGGTGCAGTGGGTCACTGGGGGCTGACCACTCATAGGGAGAGTCATTGAAAGAACCATAGCATCTATAGGTCCCACCAGGGACTGGCATTGCGGGGCCCACAGAAAAGTTGGCCTGGAATGCTCCACTGCATCTCCACCCTCCACTTCGCCACTGCCCATGAGCAACCCCGTCTCTGAACAGATGATACCAGTCAAATGAGATTTCAGAGCTGCAGAAAAAGGTCAACTTCTCTCCCAGCCTCATCATGGGGTCCACATGGGTGGAGAGAGAaggctttttgtattttcctgagAGACAAAGAGGCTGATTTTAGAACACACTCCTGAGTGTATGAACAAAgtaatctctctccctcttttgtttttttttttcctttgagacagagtttcactcttgtctcccaggctgcagtgcagtggcacgatctcagctcactgcaacctcagtatcctgggttcaagtgattctcctgccttagcctcctgagtagctgggattacaggcacgaaccaccacgcccagctaatttttgtatttttagtagagacaaggcttcaccatgttggtcaggctggtctcgaactcctgaccttgtgatccgcccacctcagcctcctaaagtgctgggattacaggagtgagccaccgcgcccagcctcgcTGTTGTTATCTTGGCAGCAGATTCCGAATGACGGCTGGTGCCTCTGTCAATCTCATTTTCATCTCTAGGGTCCTGAATCAGCCTATGTCTGTGTCTTTTTACTTCCTCTGCATTTCATTGATTCTGCTTTTGACTGTGTCCCTGTGGCTTACCGCCCCTAGAAGCCATATGAGATGTGGGGTTCTCCTAGAAAATGGGAGTTACTCTGTGCTTCAAGAACCTTCAGAAAACATAGTGCTGGCCTTGAGTTCTCTGACATGGGGCTACGGGGTTATGAGTCTCACTATTTTTCAATTGTGTGTGTTGAAAAAATATAAGAATCTCAGGAGGATCAGAAGGAACCTCACAGGCTCCCACTGCAGGGAACAAGGAGTTAGACGTGACTACTTGTTGGGGAGGGTGGAAGTGACCCCTCCTGCCTCTTTAGGCAGTAAGACGTGTTAAACCCCCTTGCTGAGCACTTCCTCACAgtccctcttttcctttatttctcttcctctaCTGAGGTTTCATTAACAACCGCATTACATGGAGCTCCCATGGCACAAACAGACCACAGCTGGTCCAGCCACACTTACCCGTGATCACAATGTCCAGGGGGTCACTGGGAGCCGACCACTCATAGCTGGAGTGACTGAAACAACCACAGCACCTGTAGGCTCCTGCGTGGGCAGGCGTTACAGGACCCACGGAAAAGACAGCCTCGACGTAATGGATCCCAGCCTCCATCCCCTCGTCAAGCTGCTGGGAATGCTGTATGTGCCCGTCTTTGTATAAGACAAATTCATCAAAGGCCAGTTCTGAGTGACAGCGCAGGCTCACCCTGGCTCCTACATGCACCACGAAGCTTGGGTGCGCTGAGATGGAAGGTTTTGTGAACAAGCCTGAGAGCAGAGACACAAGAGTTCACATGAGTCTCCTTCCTCACCCCTCACCCGAGACCTCCGGGTGAATCTGTCCCTCGTCACCCCCAAAGCCCGTCCACGTCCTTCCtgtttgtgtgcatgcatgttcTCTCTGCGTGGATTCCCACTGTCTGGCTTGAAACCATATGAGATGTGAGGTTCTCCTGGAAAATAGGAATTAGTCTGTGCTTTGAGAACCTTCAGAAAACACACGGCTGGACTTAGGTTCCCTGGCATGGAACTGTGAGGTTATGAGCCTCACTGTTTTTCAATTCTGTGTGTTGAAAAATACAAGAATCTCTGGAGGATCAGAAGAAACCTCACAGGCTCATACTGAAGGAAACAACTGGTTTTGTCCCAAAACCCAAGAGGTTAGACGTGACTACTTGTTGGGGAGGGTGGAAGTGACTCCTTTTCCCTACTTAGGCAGAAGGACATGGTAAACTCCTTTGCTGGGCAGCCCCTCACAGTCCCAATCTCCGTTCAGATCCTCCAGGAGCTTTCGTAGCCTGGATCTCCCTGCCTCACCCCAACCTGCTTTCCCCGCTCTCTTGGTGGAAAGACCCAACTCTTCTCTGTTCCTTCTGAGCTCCTTGAATGTGAGACTGCCAAATTAAAATACATGCATTGTCAATGTCGTAAAATGGTTGTACAGCAAAACTGAAATGTTTATTCTGTCATTTTCAAAGTTACAAATTAATGACTTGCAAATTGAGAACCATTTTCCAGTTCTTAAATTTTTCTCCCATGCTTCAAgaagttaacaacaacaaaaactgatttTGCTTTATTAACACAGAACCAACCATGCAAATCCTAATTCTTGATGCTTTCTCTGAAATCCTTCCTTGACTCATGGTTCAAGGCACAGATCTCTATCTTTCTCTTCCAGAAAACtctacactctctctctctttatgtgtatatttacatacatatataaaatatgaataactcCACACTCTCCCTTCCCTGCTTTATAGGATGAGCAGGGGCGACTCCACAGGATGAGTTTCTAACTCTCCGTGAGACACTCTGCACATCCATGAGAGAGAAGGGATGAGTGTCAGGAGactgggaaggaggagaggaacgGGTGAGTTTCCCAATCCATGTCCCACTGAGCCACTGGACTCATCTCCCAAGGGAATTGTCACTTCCCCAAGGCTCTGGCTCCTTCAAGGCAGGGTAACGACTTCCCTGGGGGAAACACTGGTGCTGGGATCAGGCAACATGGCTCCTCCCTGGATCCACCCTGCTGCAGTTCATACCAGCACCCTGCGTCTGCTACTCCCCAGGCAGATTCTCCCGCTGCTtggcttcctccctcctcctccacctgggTACCTGATTCCTCACAGGAAATGCCCTCTCTTTAAATTCCCAGGATGGCTTCTGTGTCCACAGTTAGTGCATGACTAGGAATCCCACAACAACTCTCTGGCGTCACTGGGTGTGGACTCTGGGCAGGTCCATCTGGACACCAGGTGGACGTGGGGTGGGCTGGACTTCTCCTACCTGTGACGATGATCTTCAGGGAGCTGCTCTCAGCTGACCACTTTGAGGTGTGCTTGTAAATTCCAACACATTTGTAGGTCCCTGCGTGTCCTGGGGTCACAGGGCTGATGGTGATGTTGTTGGAAAGGCCAGCGTGCAGCTCACGGATTCGGGTCCCAGTTGTTTGGACTATTGTCAATATGACAAACCGAAGACGGGGATGACAGGAGAGAGTCACACGTCCTCCTAGGGGAACCACAGGGCTTGGCCAGGCTGACAGGGAGAGCTTGAACTGAGCACCTGGAAGAGAAGGAGGCACAGCCTAGAGAGGGAAATGTGGAGCTCCCTGTCTCCCACTGTCTTTGGGGGcgtttctttctttatattgttCTAGTTTGCCCTGTAACATGGGGTCCCCTCATGCCCTGGGATGCCTGGTAGTGAGCCAGGGACACAGCCCACCCCAGAGTGGACATGGAAGGTCTCCCCAGAACAGCATTCTACTAAGCGTGATGATACAATATTGAGCCCGGTTGCTCCTCGTTCTTGTCTACAACAGAAATCTGTGcatggaggagaaggaggaaatctACCAGATTCAAGCAATACAAAAAACATATCAACTCATTTAACAATTCCCAACACAAGTGCCCGGCACTGGGTCCCTGCCTCCCGACATAGAGTACTCCTACCCACCCCCAGACATGCCGGCTTCTGAGCATCACAGGCTCCTTCAGGAGATTGGATGAGCCCGAGGGGCTGCCTATGGAGGGTTTCTAGAACAAAATGGAGCCTGGGGTCTCCAGAGGACTCCCTTCCTGTGTTCCCAGTGCTCACTGCAAAGCCCTCCCCATGTCATCTGCATCAGCCTGACTTCGTGTCCGCCCTCCCTGCCTGGAGAATCATTTGTGTTTGGCCACAGCATCCTAGGACTGAGATAGGACTCACCCGCATGTGTGCAGATCTTCTGGTTCAGGCAGAatcctgggcaaaaaaaaaaaaaaaaaagacagagagagagagagatagctTGTCTTCATGTGAATCCTGCCCTCCTTGGAACTAGGTTTGTCAGCTCAGCCTGGATTCAGAGGGTGGATGAACCTGgcttcccacccccagccccgggTTGTGGGGAGGCCAGGTCTTCAAGAGAGCATTTTCCATCCCAACCCtgtcctcctttcccttccatgaCTTACCCAGACACAGGAGGGTGAAGAGTTTGGGGGCCATGGTGCCACTTCTATTGGGCAGGACACAGGGGTTGAGCTAAATTGGGAAATGAACAGGATGTGGTAACCACGGTTCCAGTTTCAGTTTGCAGAGTTTAGAGGGTGCCCACCACACAGGAAGATGGCCAGCTCTCACCCTGAACATAGTGGGTACATGGGAAACTTGCAGGTGGTATTCTTGGTTCAACAGAGCCCCTAACAAAGGTCTGACTTGAACCCCAGCACTGACCAATGCATAATGcctaaatttcaaatttaatttttctatgtgCAAAATTGTAGGATGGTATCTTAATATCGTATTGCCTTTTTTGAGAACTATGCATGATTCGATTTCTGCGATGCAACATTCTCCTGCCAAATTAAAATAGACGCATTGTCAATGTCGTAAAACGGTGTACAGTAAAACTGAAAGGTTTATCCTGTTATTTTCAAAGTTGCAACTTAATTACTTGCGAATTGAGAATAATTTTCAAGTTCTTCAATTTTTCTCCTATGCTTCAAGAAGTTAACACCGAGAATAATTGATTTGCATTATTAACACAGAAGCCAGCGTGAAAATCCTGGTTCTTGATGTTTTCTCTGAAATCCTTCCTTGACTCACAGTTCAAGACACAGATCTCTATCTTTCTCTTCCAGAAAACTctactctttctctctgtgcatatttacatacatatataaactgTGAATAGCacaaacatatgtacatataacACTGAAGGTTCTCCCCAAAAGCCAattcatattattaaaaaattagtaagattatagcaggaaaaaaaagcccTGTGAAATCCACACTGAAAAAAAACAGCATATTCACAAAAATAGTATCAATTCATGCTTTGCCTCTCATCTGTCCCAGAACTTCTCAACGTatgaaaaccacacacacacaatttgggatcttttctgtgtcatttttgtAAATATGTGTCTTCCGTATCATAGCTATCATCTggtaatatttgtgtgtgtgtatgtacatatatttttacgTTTTAAATATAGCACAAAAGGatagtttgttttgtgtttttgattgtAAAATGATACCGCTATGCTCCTAATGCTCTGCCTAGCTCTTGTTTATTTAACAACAGACAGACTGCAGTAAATCGCTTGCATATTCCTCAATGTATTTGTCCTTTTGGGCAGATATGACGCGTGTTTTCACCAGGCATTTTGCTTTTTGGAGCAATGTTTGCTGGAGCATTCTTGCCTGTGTGTCCTGGGTTTTAAGAGTGAGTTTCCCTGAGTACACACCCCAGGGTGGGACTGCAGGACATGAGGAAtgtcaagataaaaataaactgacAAGAACACATTTTTTCCAGAGTGATGACCCCAAAACTGCCAGCAACGGTTGTCAGATTCTGTTGTTTTTTCCACTTCTCAGAAAATACCTGATTACAGATGACAGAGGATTAACTTGATGTTAACATTTACTTACATATATTctacaatagaaaaatattttgaatacatgCTGTGATATAAATATCTGTACCTGTAAGCAAATGTATCAcctatgagaaataatttttacaaatcaGTGATGCCATTTATTAAACATTGTGCTAtgtttcataaaatgtgttataacTGATTGAATTGGAAGCGAGATTTGCAAAGTTCAAGACCCCAGTAGTGGACAGTCACCCTCCAAGCAAACACACGGGACAAACACCCACTTGAAAATATGACGCATGCATTGGTTAAAAATGAGGAGAACTTGTTAATTTGACGTTACTAAATATACTTCACGGTGTTTCCGGGTTTCTTGCCAGGAAGACAGCTTAGCAGTGTTTACACATTGGAATGAGGTCAACAACTTTGTGAAGTAAGCTGTTTTAATCCAGTGCAATTTTTATTTAGTACAAATTAAAGTTCTAAGAAGTAAGCGTACACTGGAGTGTGAGAACAAGACACAGCATAATTAATAGCAGAGGGGCCATGGCCTTTGAAGAAGGAAAATTTGAACACTGATAACTTCAAAAGTTTGGCTTTTGAAGGTGAGAGTTAAGTGTATATACATTTCAAAACGTTCCATGAAattggaaatttttaattttatattgaagAACGtgattttgtgctttttaaagcAGTGTTgagaatataaataattacagGAGTTAATTTGGGATATT
This window encodes:
- the LOC100592754 gene encoding putative killer cell immunoglobulin-like receptor-like protein KIR3DX1 encodes the protein MAPKLFTLLCLGFCLNQKICTHAGAQFKLSLSAWPSPVVPLGGRVTLSCHPRLRFVILTIVQTTGTRIRELHAGLSNNITISPVTPGHAGTYKCVGIYKHTSKWSAESSSLKIIVTGLFTKPSISAHPSFVVHVGARVSLRCHSELAFDEFVLYKDGHIQHSQQLDEGMEAGIHYVEAVFSVGPVTPAHAGAYRCCGCFSHSSYEWSAPSDPLDIVITGKYKKPSLSTHVDPMMRLGEKLTFFCSSEISFDWYHLFRDGVAHGQWRSGGWRCSGAFQANFSVGPAMPVPGGTYRCYGSFNDSPYEWSAPSDPLHLYVTGNTKSTPLSFTESTPESDTHRPQGQSSNWNVLIGLSVAIISTSVCLSAFIGFWCYIKYDTTMANTETMEGQRTDEEEPAAEETQEIMYAQLNHQALSQTGFTAASQCPHYLSEEPSIYITVHQAQAEDRAAPSLWHKGH